TGTAGCAGTAAAGAATAATTAAGAGATATAATGACTAAAGAACAGCTTTTTGGTAATATAAATTTTGAAGCTCTCAAGAACGACGCAAACTTTAAAGAGGATAGCGTGCGTGAGGTAATGATTTTACCTTTAATTAAGGCGTTAGGCTATGAAGATGACGCTATTGAACGCAGTAAAAGCTTAAAACACCCCTTTTTAAAGGTGGGCAGTAATAAAAAGGTGGCTATTAAGTTAATACCTGATTATTTATTAAAGATAGATGACAACTATGTGGTTTGTTTAGACGCTAAAGCACCTAATATTCATATTTTAGATAACGACCATATAGAGCAGGTGTATAGCTATTCTGCCCATACTGAAGTGCGGGCCACGTATTTTGCTTTATGTAATGGTGTGCAGTTTGCCTTATGGCGAAGGGAAGAGAGTAAGCCTTTACTTGTTTTTAACTTAAATGAAATAGAATACTATTGGCAAAGATTATTTTGCTATATTTCGCCTTATTCTATAATTAGTGATAATGTTATTTACACCCAAACCGAACTGAAACATGATGATAGTTGGTATAAAAGCAGAAAACTACCTAAGGAAATACAGGTAAAAAAACGTGCCGTTAAACGGCATTTTGGTGTACATGGCTATTTTACGCGGCAAAGCTGGGATATTGTTCAAACTTATATAGAAAACTTTAGCCAGCCAAGCGATGTGGTACTAGACCCCTTTGGCGGCAGTGGCGTTACGGCAATAGAGGCGATGATGAGTAACCGCGAGGCTATTCACCTCGATTTAAACCCACTTTCCATCTTTATGACCGAAGCCTTATTAGCCCCTATAACCGAAGAAGAGCTAACCACAGCTTTTGTGGCCATAAAAGAGCAATTTAAAAAATTTGCACCAAAAACAGATGAAGATGTAGAAAAAGCCTTAAAAAAATACCCTTTGCCCAAAGGGTTACGTTTGGCTTTGCCTAAAGATGCCGATGTAGCCATCGTTGGCGAATTATTTACAAAGCAACAACTGGCCGAACTTGCTTTACTAAAGTTTTTAATAAAAAAGCATAGAAATAAAAATTTACAAAAAATTTTACTGTTAATGTTTAGCGGTACAGTTACACGGGTAAATTTAACTTATCATGTTAGTACATCTGTAAAGGCAAAAACAGGCTTTGGCGGTAATGCGGCCGCCTTTCAATATTATCGTTATCGTATTGCTAAAGAGCCTACCTATGTAG
The Spirochaetaceae bacterium genome window above contains:
- a CDS encoding type I restriction enzyme HsdR N-terminal domain-containing protein gives rise to the protein MTKEQLFGNINFEALKNDANFKEDSVREVMILPLIKALGYEDDAIERSKSLKHPFLKVGSNKKVAIKLIPDYLLKIDDNYVVCLDAKAPNIHILDNDHIEQVYSYSAHTEVRATYFALCNGVQFALWRREESKPLLVFNLNEIEYYWQRLFCYISPYSIISDNVIYTQTELKHDDSWYKSRKLPKEIQVKKRAVKRHFGVHGYFTRQSWDIVQTYIENFSQPSDVVLDPFGGSGVTAIEAMMSNREAIHLDLNPLSIFMTEALLAPITEEELTTAFVAIKEQFKKFAPKTDEDVEKALKKYPLPKGLRLALPKDADVAIVGELFTKQQLAELALLKFLIKKHRNKNLQKILLLMFSGTVTRVNLTYHVSTSVKAKTGFGGNAAAFQYYRYRIAKEPTYVDVLTCFEMRYQKVKAAKMEMAIFLENYLIRYNGLPQVIQGTATQLPLEDESIDYIYTDPPYGKKIPYLDLSVMWNAWLDFEVTEEDYLAEAIEGGEHNQSKETYNKLIAESIREMYRVLKYDRWLTFVFAHKDPEFWDLIKLTAELSGFEYVGATAQPNGQTSFKKRQKPFAVLSGQLMISFKKVKNPRVWLSANLGMDIGQIILQTIEGVIAKNNGATIEQINNELIIRGLELGFLDLLKKEYEDLAVFLTDFDFEEKTELYKIKKNTKFKTHINIELRIKYYLISHLRRAERANNVATFDEIVLNIMPLLKNGSTPEGQTILGVLQEIAEQAGDGGWRLKQEGQRELFN